The genomic stretch AAGAAAAGAATGCTATTATTTTAGCCCATAATTATCAGCTTGATGAAGTACAGGCTATTGCTGATTATACGGGCGATTCATTAGGGTTAAGCCAAAAAGCTGCTCAAACTGAAGCAGAAGTAATTGTTTTTTGTGGTGTAGATTTTATGGCTGAAAGTGCAGCCATTTTATCGCCGGATAAGACTGTTTTATTACCGGCGTATAATGCTGGCTGTCCCATGGCGGAGATGATTACTGTAGAAGAATTACAGAATAAGAAGAGTCAACATCCTGAAGCGGCAGTTGTCTGTTATGTTAATTCTTCAGCAGCAATTAAGGCAGAAAGTGATATCTGTTGTACTTCTTCAAATGCTGTAGAGATAGTAGAAAGTATAGCTAGTGAAAAGATTATTTTTGTTCCTGATAAGAATCTAGGAAATTATGTAGCTTCACAGACAGATAAAGAAATTATATGCTGGGATGGTTACTGTCCAACACATCATCGTGTAACGGCTAAAGATGTTGATAAGGTTAAAGAAGCTCAACCTCAAGCACCGGTTGTAGTTCATCCGGAGTGCAGACCAGAAGTAGTTAAAACAGCTGATTATGTAGGTAGTACAGCTCAAATTCTAGAATTTGCATCTAAATCTAATGCTGAAACAATTATAATTGGTACTGAACAGGGACTTTTTTATCGCTTAAATCAAGCTAATTCTGCTCAGAAATTTTATCTTCTCAATCAGGGATTAATCTGCCAAAATATGAAGTTGACTTCATTAATTGATATAGCTGAGGCTTTAGAAAATTTACAGCATCAAATTACTGTGCCGGAAGAGACTAGAATTAAGGCTCAAAGCACTTTAGATAAGATGTTAGAACTTAGTAATTAAAGCTAGGAATATAATTGACGTTAGTAATTTGGAGGTAAGATTATGTCTCGTTACTTAATAAATTTTGATTGTAATAATTTAACAACAGAAAAAGCAGATTTTTTGGTTATCGGTAGTGGGATTGCTGGGTTATATAGTGCCTTAAATTTAGCTGAGGCAGGAAGAGTAATATTGTTGACTAAAGAGAAATTACAGGATTGCAATACCGAATATGCTCAAGGGGGAATTGCTGCTGTAACTACTGAGGAAGATACTGTTGACTTACATTATCAAGATACTATTCAGGCTGGAGCTGGTCTCTGTAATCCGAAGGCAGTACAAATTTTGGTTACTGAAGGTAAGCAGAGAATTAGAGAATTACTTAAATTAGGAGTTGAATTTGATACCAACGGCAAAGAAATAGATTTAACTAAGGAAGGAGCTCATAGTTGTCGCCGGATTCTGCATGCAGGAGGAGATGCCACTGGGGCTGAGATTAGAAGCTCATTAGCAGAAGCTGTTGAAAATGAACCAAAAATTGACTTACATCAGAATAGTTTTGTAGTAGATCTTTTAACTCATGATAATAGATGTTATGGGGCTTTAGCTTATGACTCTTCACTGCAGAATTATCAAAGTTATTTAGCTGATGCTGTAATTTTAGCTACCGGAGGAGCAGGACAATTATATCAGGCTACGTCTAATCCTGAGGTAGCTACCGGAGATGGAATAGCTATGGCTTATCGTGCTGGAGCAAAAGTAATGGATTTAGAGTTTATGCAGTTTCACCCAACAACTCTACAGTTATCTGGAAATTCTAATTTTTTAATTTCAGAATCTGTTAGAGGAGAGGGAGCTGTTTTAAGAAATGCAGTTGGTGAACGATTTATGCCTTCTTATCATAGTTTAGCTGAATTGGCTCCCCGAGATATAGTAGCTAGGGCTATTGAAGCTGAAATAAGAGATAGTAATTTAGATTATGTTTACCTAGATATGACTGATTTTAAGCCTGAATTTAGCAAAAAACGTTTTCCCACAATTTATTATAATTGTTTGGAAGAAGGGATTGATATTACTACAGATTATATTCCAGTGGCACCAGCCGCCCATTATTTAATGGGCGGGATTAAGACTAATACTGATGGCGAAACTAGTATTACTGGTTTATTTGCTTGTGGTGAAACAGC from Sporohalobacter salinus encodes the following:
- the nadA gene encoding quinolinate synthase NadA, which gives rise to MASKLPARITKLKEEKNAIILAHNYQLDEVQAIADYTGDSLGLSQKAAQTEAEVIVFCGVDFMAESAAILSPDKTVLLPAYNAGCPMAEMITVEELQNKKSQHPEAAVVCYVNSSAAIKAESDICCTSSNAVEIVESIASEKIIFVPDKNLGNYVASQTDKEIICWDGYCPTHHRVTAKDVDKVKEAQPQAPVVVHPECRPEVVKTADYVGSTAQILEFASKSNAETIIIGTEQGLFYRLNQANSAQKFYLLNQGLICQNMKLTSLIDIAEALENLQHQITVPEETRIKAQSTLDKMLELSN
- the nadB gene encoding L-aspartate oxidase, coding for MSRYLINFDCNNLTTEKADFLVIGSGIAGLYSALNLAEAGRVILLTKEKLQDCNTEYAQGGIAAVTTEEDTVDLHYQDTIQAGAGLCNPKAVQILVTEGKQRIRELLKLGVEFDTNGKEIDLTKEGAHSCRRILHAGGDATGAEIRSSLAEAVENEPKIDLHQNSFVVDLLTHDNRCYGALAYDSSLQNYQSYLADAVILATGGAGQLYQATSNPEVATGDGIAMAYRAGAKVMDLEFMQFHPTTLQLSGNSNFLISESVRGEGAVLRNAVGERFMPSYHSLAELAPRDIVARAIEAEIRDSNLDYVYLDMTDFKPEFSKKRFPTIYYNCLEEGIDITTDYIPVAPAAHYLMGGIKTNTDGETSITGLFACGETATLGVHGANRLASNSLLDGLVYAKRAAETAVKYSQSLQLNCDNVSFNYNRQLANNSSLDGLKEKLQNLMMEKVGIVRCKAELEEAVSRLQNLNEYLTKDYSSPKGFEVQNLITIAYLVTKSALIRKESRGAHYRSDCPDSKTKWQKHILLQRDREWEGFGIEFK